The Terriglobus tenax genome contains a region encoding:
- a CDS encoding threonine ammonia-lyase — MATTASPQVEVTLKDIETARERIRGSVYESPCTRSEKLSRATGLEVYLKLENLQMTGSFKEHGALNKIATLTPEQARRGVIAASAGNHAQGVAYHATKRGIAATIVMPLATPLVKVTATRNFGANVVLHGANYDEAYAEAMRLREEHGFTFVHPFDDPAVIAGQGVIGLEMLDQVPNLGAVIVPIGGGGMVGGIATAVKERNPKIQVVGVQTARLASMKAAVDAGHHVTLDPATTIADGIAVRRAGDVTMPIAQRYVDRIVTVDEDEIASAILVLLEGEKTLAEGAGATALAAVMQGKTGLAPGTKTAVLVSGGNIDVTLLSRIIERGLVKDGRLIRLRIHLLDKPGALSELTELIAFHRINIVDTLYNRAYYDVNLGDTAIDITMEARGPEHVAELLAALTERGFRHSRVQ; from the coding sequence ATGGCAACCACAGCATCGCCTCAGGTTGAGGTCACACTGAAGGACATTGAAACCGCGCGGGAGCGGATTCGTGGCAGTGTGTACGAGTCTCCCTGCACGCGGTCAGAAAAGCTGTCGCGGGCGACCGGTCTTGAGGTCTACCTGAAGCTGGAAAACCTGCAGATGACCGGCAGCTTCAAGGAACATGGCGCTTTGAACAAGATCGCCACGCTGACGCCGGAGCAGGCCCGTCGTGGTGTGATTGCCGCCAGCGCCGGCAACCATGCGCAGGGCGTGGCGTATCACGCGACCAAGCGCGGGATTGCGGCAACGATCGTGATGCCGCTGGCGACTCCGCTGGTGAAGGTGACGGCGACGCGGAACTTTGGCGCGAACGTCGTGCTGCACGGCGCAAACTACGACGAGGCCTATGCGGAAGCCATGCGCCTGCGCGAAGAGCATGGCTTTACCTTCGTGCATCCGTTTGACGACCCTGCGGTGATTGCAGGACAGGGCGTGATCGGCCTGGAGATGCTGGACCAGGTGCCGAACCTGGGAGCGGTGATTGTTCCCATTGGCGGCGGCGGCATGGTTGGCGGCATTGCGACCGCGGTGAAGGAACGCAATCCGAAGATCCAGGTCGTGGGCGTACAGACGGCGCGACTGGCCAGCATGAAGGCAGCGGTGGATGCCGGCCACCATGTGACGCTTGATCCGGCTACAACCATCGCCGACGGCATCGCCGTGCGCCGTGCGGGCGATGTGACCATGCCGATTGCGCAGCGTTATGTCGACCGCATTGTGACGGTGGATGAGGACGAGATCGCATCCGCCATCCTGGTACTGCTGGAAGGTGAAAAGACCCTGGCTGAAGGTGCTGGCGCAACCGCGCTGGCAGCCGTGATGCAGGGCAAGACAGGATTGGCCCCGGGAACGAAGACGGCGGTACTGGTGAGCGGCGGCAACATTGACGTGACACTGCTGAGCCGCATTATCGAGCGCGGCCTGGTGAAGGACGGACGCCTGATCCGCCTGCGCATTCACCTGCTGGATAAGCCGGGAGCCCTGTCTGAGCTGACGGAGCTGATTGCGTTCCACCGCATCAACATTGTGGATACGCTGTACAACCGGGCGTATTACGACGTGAATCTGGGCGATACGGCCATCGACATCACGATGGAAGCGCGCGGTCCGGAGCATGTGGCGGAGTTGCTGGCTGCGCTGACAGAGCGCGGCTTCCGGCACTCGCGCGTGCAGTAA
- the trpA gene encoding tryptophan synthase subunit alpha — MPINFTKKPGLVIYLTAGDPDLATTKAIAIAAIDAGADVLELGVPFSDPLADGPVIQRAMERAVARGVRLSDVLSLCKEIREARPQAGLILFSYLNPVVRMGMESFCSAAKAAGADGVLLTDMIVEEATEYLAAMKQNGLAPVFLAAPTSPDERLKAIAQHTEGFLYAISRTGITGAGTTLSEDAEKLVNRIRQFTSKPIALGFGVSNAEHVQAVGQYADAAVIGSAIVAIIEKSTPQEAPAAAAAFIKGLRA, encoded by the coding sequence ATGCCAATTAACTTCACCAAGAAACCCGGCCTCGTCATCTACCTCACCGCAGGCGACCCTGACCTCGCTACCACCAAGGCCATCGCCATCGCCGCCATTGACGCGGGTGCCGATGTCCTCGAACTCGGCGTGCCCTTCAGCGATCCCCTCGCCGACGGCCCCGTGATTCAGCGCGCGATGGAACGGGCGGTAGCCCGCGGCGTCCGCCTGAGCGATGTCCTCTCGCTCTGCAAGGAGATTCGCGAAGCCCGCCCGCAGGCGGGGCTGATCCTCTTCAGCTATCTGAACCCCGTCGTCCGCATGGGCATGGAGAGCTTTTGCTCTGCCGCAAAGGCCGCAGGAGCTGATGGCGTCCTGCTGACCGACATGATCGTGGAAGAGGCCACCGAGTACCTGGCCGCGATGAAGCAGAACGGCCTCGCGCCCGTCTTCCTTGCCGCGCCTACCTCACCCGACGAACGCCTGAAGGCTATCGCCCAGCACACCGAGGGCTTCCTCTACGCCATCTCGCGTACGGGAATCACCGGTGCCGGAACCACACTCTCAGAAGATGCGGAGAAGCTGGTCAACCGCATCCGCCAGTTCACCAGCAAGCCCATTGCTCTGGGCTTCGGTGTCTCGAATGCAGAACATGTCCAGGCCGTGGGACAGTATGCTGACGCGGCTGTGATCGGATCGGCTATCGTGGCCATCATCGAAAAATCCACGCCGCAGGAAGCACCTGCAGCCGCAGCGGCATTCATCAAGGGTCTGCGCGCCTAG
- the aroF gene encoding 3-deoxy-7-phosphoheptulonate synthase, with translation MIVAMQDAATEEHIQSVIERMVDLGFAVHRTTGAAQTILAGVGSPQAFDVAEFTVLAGVQDAYRISSPYKLAGRSFRPEGTKIKFRNGVVVGGEEIVIMAGPCSVESKEQIHLSAKQVAASGSKFLRGGAFKPRSSPYSFQGMGIEGLKLMREAADANGLLVITEVMEISQIEPMLPYVDVFQIGARNMQNFNLLRELGHTRTACLLKRGIAATIEEVLLSAEYILSGGNYDLMLCERGIRTFETYTRNTMDVSAIPVLKKLTHLPVFGDPSHGVGKRDLVPALALASVAAGADGLLMEMHPNPDKAMSDGAQSLFPEQLNKLNAQLKQLAPIVGRKL, from the coding sequence ATGATCGTCGCAATGCAGGATGCAGCCACCGAAGAACATATACAGTCCGTCATTGAGCGCATGGTGGACCTGGGATTCGCCGTGCACCGTACTACCGGCGCCGCGCAGACCATCCTGGCCGGCGTAGGCTCGCCGCAGGCATTTGATGTCGCCGAGTTCACCGTGCTGGCTGGCGTGCAGGACGCCTATCGCATCTCCTCTCCCTATAAGCTCGCCGGCCGCAGCTTCCGCCCCGAGGGCACAAAAATCAAGTTCCGCAATGGCGTCGTCGTCGGTGGCGAAGAGATTGTCATCATGGCTGGCCCCTGCTCGGTCGAATCGAAGGAGCAGATCCACCTCTCCGCAAAACAGGTTGCCGCGTCGGGCAGCAAGTTCCTCCGTGGCGGCGCCTTCAAACCCCGCAGCTCGCCGTACAGCTTCCAGGGCATGGGTATCGAGGGCCTGAAGCTGATGCGCGAGGCCGCCGATGCGAACGGCCTTCTGGTCATCACCGAGGTCATGGAGATCTCGCAGATTGAGCCCATGCTGCCCTACGTCGACGTCTTCCAGATCGGCGCGCGCAACATGCAGAACTTCAACCTTCTGCGCGAACTGGGCCACACCCGTACCGCCTGCCTGCTGAAGCGCGGCATCGCCGCGACCATCGAGGAAGTTCTGTTGAGCGCCGAGTACATCCTCTCCGGCGGCAACTACGACCTCATGCTCTGCGAGCGCGGTATTCGCACCTTCGAGACCTATACCCGCAACACGATGGATGTCTCCGCGATCCCCGTGCTCAAGAAGCTGACCCACCTGCCTGTCTTCGGCGATCCGTCACACGGCGTGGGCAAGCGCGACCTGGTTCCCGCGCTTGCGCTGGCCTCGGTCGCCGCCGGTGCTGATGGCCTGCTGATGGAGATGCATCCCAACCCCGACAAGGCCATGAGTGACGGCGCTCAGTCCCTCTTCCCGGAGCAGCTCAACAAGCTGAACGCGCAGTTGAAGCAGCTCGCGCCGATTGTCGGCCGCAAGCTGTAA
- the pheA gene encoding chorismate mutase, translating into MEIADWRKRIDELDEQIVKLINQRAEAAQNIGMLKAQQALPVYEPGREQKVFEHIRSCNPGPLPDAELQKIYERIIDVMRALQKKDN; encoded by the coding sequence ATGGAGATAGCGGACTGGCGCAAGCGGATTGACGAGCTGGACGAGCAGATTGTGAAGCTGATCAACCAGCGGGCTGAGGCAGCCCAGAACATCGGCATGTTGAAGGCACAGCAGGCGCTCCCCGTGTATGAGCCGGGCCGCGAACAGAAGGTCTTTGAGCATATCCGCAGTTGCAACCCCGGCCCGCTGCCGGATGCGGAGCTCCAGAAAATTTACGAGCGCATCATCGACGTGATGCGTGCGCTCCAGAAGAAAGACAACTGA
- a CDS encoding HlyD family secretion protein, producing MLRKFGVPVLVLAIAAALALTIQGCWGSWGANRSEQSTDDAYVRTDVTPLSTRVSGTVKEVLVQDYATVTPGQVLVQLQDEDYRAALAQAQAALAAAEASLTANEDAKRVQEEQIRGAETQITAAQAAVTAADAGIAAAKPDVEHANSERARQEALLAARASTRQRVEAVVADAEKAQALLASRQADRARAEAAAKGAQVALAGQQRVLTSLRTKDDVLRADIAAKKAAIQVAEVNLNYTVIRAPLAGTVGERKTHPGQLVAAGMELISLVESSPWIQANFKETQLAHMKAGDPVEVHIDALPDVTLKGHVAQIAPASGSQFALLPPDNATGNFTKVVQRVPVKIQLDPSEQIARLRPGFSATVTVKVK from the coding sequence GTGCTTCGCAAATTTGGTGTACCCGTTCTCGTTCTCGCCATTGCGGCAGCCCTTGCGCTTACCATTCAAGGCTGCTGGGGCTCCTGGGGCGCTAACCGCTCTGAGCAATCCACCGACGATGCTTACGTCCGCACCGACGTCACACCGCTCAGCACACGCGTCAGCGGCACGGTGAAAGAGGTGCTGGTCCAGGATTACGCCACCGTCACGCCCGGCCAGGTGCTGGTGCAGCTGCAGGACGAAGACTACCGCGCTGCTCTCGCCCAGGCACAGGCTGCGCTTGCCGCTGCTGAAGCATCACTCACCGCCAACGAAGACGCCAAGCGTGTGCAGGAAGAACAGATTCGCGGCGCGGAGACGCAGATCACCGCCGCGCAGGCAGCCGTCACCGCCGCCGATGCTGGCATTGCCGCAGCCAAGCCCGACGTGGAACACGCCAACAGCGAGCGTGCCCGTCAGGAAGCTCTGCTGGCAGCGCGCGCTTCGACCCGTCAGCGTGTGGAAGCCGTCGTAGCCGATGCCGAAAAAGCACAAGCCCTGCTCGCCAGCCGCCAGGCTGATCGTGCTCGCGCGGAAGCAGCCGCCAAGGGCGCACAGGTTGCACTCGCCGGGCAGCAGCGCGTGCTGACCTCGCTGCGCACCAAGGACGATGTGCTCCGCGCCGACATCGCCGCGAAAAAAGCGGCGATCCAGGTCGCCGAGGTCAACCTGAACTACACCGTCATCCGCGCCCCACTCGCCGGCACCGTGGGCGAGCGCAAAACACACCCCGGCCAATTGGTCGCCGCAGGCATGGAGCTCATCTCGCTGGTCGAGAGCAGCCCGTGGATCCAGGCCAACTTCAAAGAGACACAGCTTGCCCACATGAAAGCTGGCGATCCCGTGGAAGTCCACATCGATGCCCTGCCTGATGTCACGCTGAAAGGCCACGTCGCGCAGATTGCTCCCGCCAGCGGATCGCAGTTCGCTCTGCTGCCGCCGGACAATGCCACCGGCAACTTCACCAAGGTGGTGCAGCGCGTCCCGGTCAAGATTCAGCTTGATCCATCGGAGCAGATCGCGCGCCTGCGTCCCGGCTTCTCGGCAACCGTAACCGTCAAGGTGAAGTAA
- a CDS encoding MarR family winged helix-turn-helix transcriptional regulator — translation MMNDTKTEDKAAKKQAESRRTLKLMKRLMLGFRARMDEDLRPLGITLAQLRVLHAIKTEATASGAQVARECHITPQTAHALILRAEKNGWIVREHDATNERRRIAKLTPTGEKLLEDADVLVQQIETEMWEGVKRTDLKAMNDLLEVAAGRL, via the coding sequence ATGATGAACGACACCAAAACCGAAGACAAAGCTGCAAAAAAGCAGGCTGAATCACGCCGCACTTTGAAGCTGATGAAGCGGCTGATGCTCGGTTTTCGCGCGCGGATGGATGAAGACCTTCGCCCGCTTGGAATTACGCTGGCCCAGTTGCGCGTGCTGCACGCCATCAAGACTGAAGCCACGGCCAGCGGGGCCCAGGTGGCACGAGAGTGCCACATTACGCCGCAGACCGCCCACGCACTGATTCTGCGCGCAGAGAAAAACGGCTGGATTGTGCGCGAACACGATGCGACCAATGAGCGTCGACGGATTGCCAAACTGACCCCAACCGGAGAAAAACTGCTGGAGGATGCCGATGTGCTGGTCCAGCAGATTGAGACCGAGATGTGGGAAGGTGTGAAGCGGACCGACCTGAAAGCGATGAACGACCTGCTGGAAGTGGCAGCGGGACGACTGTAG
- a CDS encoding DHA2 family efflux MFS transporter permease subunit, which yields MSYDHNWKPRHNPWAIALTVTLATFMEVLDTSIANVALPHIAGSLGASSEEATWVLTSYLVASAIILPVSGWLSNRFGRKRFYMTCVIMFTVCSFLCGIATSMPMLILARILQGLGGGGLAPSEQAILADTFPTEKRGQAFAVYGMAVVVAPAIGPTLGGWLTDNYSWHWIFFINIPIGILSIWLSNRMVEDPPYLKERAAEAHRQPVDFTGLGLVALGVGLLEFTLDKGQEKDWFGDPMIRATAIAAAGLLLFFTWWEWRHPDPIVDLKLLKNRNFGTAVFLQLVLGMVLFGSTVLIPQYLQTLLGYTAERAGKVLSPAGFVMMFGMAAAGRSLGKIDPRLTVVLGYLATALGIWNLTRLDLTASYGTITLWRMLQVIGLPFIFIPISTLNYVGVPPSKMNQISSLSNFARNLGGSAGTALLTTFLARTAQTHQSALAANTVPGSPAYDNYIGSIANILRSQGMSAAQASQLAVGRAYQEMLRQAQMLSYKNAFALLAFVILLLSPLPLLMRLPKKSEKPSPEAMGH from the coding sequence ATGTCTTACGATCACAATTGGAAGCCCCGGCACAATCCCTGGGCCATTGCGCTCACGGTCACGCTGGCCACCTTTATGGAGGTGCTCGATACCTCCATCGCCAATGTCGCCCTGCCGCACATTGCCGGTTCACTCGGCGCCAGTTCGGAAGAGGCGACCTGGGTGCTCACCAGCTACCTGGTCGCCTCCGCCATCATCCTGCCCGTCTCCGGCTGGCTCTCCAACCGTTTCGGACGCAAGCGTTTCTACATGACCTGCGTCATCATGTTTACGGTCTGCTCCTTCCTTTGCGGTATCGCCACCAGCATGCCCATGCTCATCCTTGCGCGCATCCTGCAGGGGCTTGGCGGCGGTGGCCTGGCGCCGTCAGAGCAGGCCATCCTGGCGGACACTTTCCCGACGGAAAAGCGCGGGCAGGCCTTCGCCGTCTACGGCATGGCCGTGGTGGTCGCTCCGGCCATTGGTCCCACGCTCGGTGGCTGGCTGACGGATAACTACTCCTGGCACTGGATCTTCTTCATCAACATCCCCATCGGCATCCTCTCCATCTGGCTGTCGAACCGCATGGTCGAGGACCCGCCGTACCTGAAGGAGCGGGCCGCGGAGGCGCATCGCCAACCGGTCGACTTCACCGGTCTCGGCCTGGTGGCGCTCGGCGTGGGACTGCTGGAGTTCACCCTGGACAAGGGACAGGAAAAGGACTGGTTCGGCGACCCTATGATCCGCGCCACGGCGATCGCCGCCGCGGGCCTGCTGCTCTTCTTCACCTGGTGGGAATGGCGTCACCCGGACCCGATTGTCGACCTCAAGCTCCTGAAAAATCGAAACTTCGGTACGGCTGTCTTCCTGCAACTGGTGCTCGGCATGGTGCTGTTCGGCTCTACCGTGCTTATTCCGCAGTACCTGCAGACCCTGCTTGGCTACACGGCAGAAAGGGCAGGCAAGGTGTTGTCGCCGGCCGGCTTCGTCATGATGTTCGGCATGGCCGCGGCGGGCCGGTCGCTGGGCAAAATCGACCCGCGTCTGACCGTTGTGCTCGGCTACCTGGCCACGGCGCTTGGCATCTGGAATCTCACCCGGCTCGACCTCACTGCCTCCTATGGAACGATCACGCTCTGGCGCATGCTCCAGGTCATCGGGCTGCCCTTCATCTTCATCCCCATTTCCACGCTGAACTATGTGGGAGTGCCGCCGTCGAAGATGAACCAGATCTCGTCGCTCTCCAACTTCGCCCGCAACCTGGGTGGAAGCGCGGGAACCGCCCTGTTGACGACCTTCCTGGCCCGTACCGCGCAAACGCACCAGTCGGCGCTGGCGGCCAATACGGTGCCCGGTTCACCGGCGTATGACAACTACATTGGCAGCATTGCGAACATTCTGCGCAGCCAGGGCATGAGTGCGGCGCAGGCCAGCCAGTTGGCGGTGGGCCGCGCTTACCAGGAGATGCTGCGGCAGGCGCAGATGCTCAGCTATAAGAATGCCTTTGCCCTGCTGGCCTTCGTCATCCTGCTGCTGTCGCCCTTGCCATTGCTGATGCGGCTGCCTAAAAAGAGCGAAAAACCCTCACCCGAGGCGATGGGACATTGA
- a CDS encoding MarR family winged helix-turn-helix transcriptional regulator has product MSEKKEISATRLWLVMMKSYAAVRTFAEDSIVGTGLGLSDFIVLEMLLHKGPLTMTQIAEKARLANASTTAAIDRLERRNLVHRSFHATDRRVRIAELTPEGDKLIRCTFSTHVRDLDTMMEPLSEADRQALYNGLKKLGQTAEAANQVKPGKQKGETE; this is encoded by the coding sequence ATGAGCGAAAAGAAAGAAATCTCGGCGACCCGTCTCTGGCTGGTGATGATGAAGTCCTATGCCGCTGTCCGTACCTTTGCCGAGGATTCGATTGTCGGCACGGGCCTTGGCCTCAGCGACTTTATCGTGCTGGAGATGCTGCTGCACAAGGGTCCGCTGACCATGACGCAGATCGCCGAGAAGGCACGGCTGGCCAATGCCTCCACCACGGCGGCGATTGACCGCCTGGAGCGCCGCAACCTGGTGCATCGCAGCTTCCACGCCACCGATCGCCGCGTCCGCATCGCGGAGTTGACACCGGAAGGCGACAAGTTGATCCGCTGCACCTTCTCCACGCACGTCCGCGATCTGGACACAATGATGGAACCACTTTCTGAGGCAGACCGTCAGGCCCTCTACAATGGCCTGAAGAAGCTGGGCCAGACTGCCGAGGCCGCCAACCAGGTGAAGCCCGGTAAGCAGAAGGGAGAGACGGAATGA
- the trpB gene encoding tryptophan synthase subunit beta, translating to MEHSIIDPVRTLGNGRFGAYGGRYVPETLMAALQELEQAYAAVRDEAAFQNELAGLLKDYVGRPTPLYFAKRLTEQLGGAKIYLKREDLLHTGAHKINNALGQALLARRMGKQRIIAETGAGQHGVATATVCALFGLECVIYMGEEDMRRQELNVYRMRLLGAEVRGVGSGSATLKDAINEAMRDWVTNVRTTFYILGSALGAHPYPTMVRDFHRVISKEARQQILEQEGKLPDAVIACVGGGSNAIGAFYEFIPDQNVRLIGVEAGGRGTALGEHAARFSGGIPGVLQGTYSYVLQNDAGQVATTHSVSAGLDYASVGPEHAMLHDQGRATYTFATDAEALDALKVLSRTEGILPALESAHAVAEAIKQAPKMAKSDVIMVNVSGRGDKDMGILRKEMDLKGADGR from the coding sequence ATGGAACACAGCATCATCGATCCGGTTCGAACCCTCGGCAACGGCCGTTTCGGCGCCTACGGCGGCCGCTACGTCCCTGAAACGCTGATGGCCGCCCTGCAGGAGCTGGAGCAGGCCTATGCCGCAGTCCGCGACGAAGCAGCCTTCCAGAATGAGCTTGCCGGGCTGCTGAAGGACTACGTCGGCCGCCCCACACCGCTCTACTTCGCCAAGCGGCTGACCGAGCAACTCGGCGGCGCGAAGATCTACCTGAAGCGCGAAGACCTGCTGCACACCGGAGCGCACAAGATCAACAACGCTCTCGGCCAGGCGCTGCTCGCCCGCCGCATGGGCAAGCAGCGCATCATTGCGGAGACCGGCGCAGGCCAGCACGGCGTGGCCACCGCCACCGTCTGCGCGCTCTTCGGGCTGGAGTGCGTCATCTACATGGGCGAGGAAGATATGCGCCGCCAGGAACTGAACGTCTATCGCATGCGCCTGCTGGGCGCTGAGGTGCGCGGCGTCGGCTCCGGTTCCGCCACGCTGAAGGACGCCATCAACGAGGCCATGCGCGACTGGGTCACCAACGTCCGCACCACCTTCTACATCCTGGGCTCGGCGCTCGGAGCACATCCCTACCCCACCATGGTGCGCGACTTCCACCGCGTCATCAGCAAGGAAGCCAGGCAGCAGATTCTGGAGCAGGAGGGCAAGCTGCCCGATGCCGTCATCGCCTGCGTCGGCGGCGGATCCAACGCCATCGGAGCCTTCTACGAGTTCATCCCGGATCAGAACGTCCGCCTCATCGGCGTCGAAGCCGGTGGACGCGGCACGGCTCTCGGCGAGCATGCTGCCCGCTTCAGCGGAGGCATCCCCGGCGTTCTGCAGGGAACCTACAGCTACGTCCTGCAGAACGACGCCGGACAGGTTGCCACCACGCACTCGGTCTCGGCCGGTCTGGACTATGCCTCGGTTGGCCCGGAGCACGCCATGCTGCACGACCAGGGCCGCGCGACCTACACCTTCGCCACGGATGCGGAAGCCCTCGATGCGCTGAAGGTGCTCTCACGCACGGAAGGCATCCTGCCCGCGCTGGAATCCGCCCACGCCGTAGCGGAGGCCATCAAGCAGGCTCCGAAGATGGCGAAGAGTGACGTCATCATGGTCAATGTCAGCGGCCGCGGCGATAAGGACATGGGCATCCTCCGCAAGGAGATGGATTTGAAAGGAGCTGATGGCCGCTAG
- a CDS encoding YceI family protein — translation MKTTRTLFASLLGGLLLVGSHAFAQTSTWKIDPAHSDAAFQVKHLSVSNVRGSLGAVNGTVTWDEKDPTKSSVTATIETKGLDTRVQKRDDHLKSADFFDVEKNPTVTFKSTAVKREGDGFSVVGDLTLNGVTKPVTLTVDGPTPPQKNQQGKLVTGFSATGSIKRSDFGFGAKFPDAVVSDLVKITIDVEADKE, via the coding sequence ATGAAGACCACTCGTACGCTTTTTGCATCGCTTCTCGGCGGCCTGCTGCTGGTTGGTTCGCACGCCTTCGCTCAGACCTCCACGTGGAAGATCGACCCGGCTCACTCGGACGCTGCCTTCCAGGTGAAGCACCTTTCGGTGTCCAACGTGCGCGGCTCGCTCGGCGCCGTCAACGGCACTGTGACCTGGGATGAGAAGGACCCCACCAAGTCCAGCGTGACCGCCACCATTGAGACCAAGGGACTGGATACCCGCGTGCAGAAGCGCGATGACCACCTGAAGTCGGCCGACTTCTTCGACGTGGAGAAGAACCCGACCGTGACCTTCAAGTCGACGGCCGTGAAGCGCGAGGGCGATGGCTTCTCCGTCGTTGGAGACCTGACCCTGAATGGCGTGACCAAGCCCGTTACCCTGACGGTTGACGGCCCCACGCCTCCGCAGAAGAATCAGCAGGGCAAGCTGGTCACCGGCTTCTCGGCCACCGGCAGCATCAAGCGTTCGGACTTCGGCTTCGGAGCCAAGTTCCCTGACGCAGTCGTCAGCGACCTGGTGAAGATCACCATCGACGTCGAGGCGGACAAGGAGTAA